Sequence from the Torulaspora globosa chromosome 4, complete sequence genome:
ACCAGGATGCTCAAGCCTGCCAGCACATCTGGGTCCCCGTACATTTCTCTGAGCCTCGACAACTGCCCGACCAGGTATGCGGGGGACATATGGCCATAGAGCTCGTGTTTTGGAGTGCTTGCAGAACTTGAGCATTCCACAATGATGCCTTTGAGATTGCCACGAGGAACACGCGTTGCTATGTATTCCCAGGCCTTCTCAAGCAAGGGTTCTCCGCCGGAAGCAGAGTCTGGCTCCAGGTCCCCACATACTAACAGCGACTGCTTTGTACTCCTATCTGAAAACAGGTAAACCGTGCTGTACACGCGTTCATCGACGATGGACGCGCTAAACCCATGGTGGACTTTGAATGGTATAATATCCCATTGAGGGAAGGCCCCGCAGACATGTGGTATCCCATCTGTCAAACTGCTCAGCTTCAGTCGACTTGACCCACCATGAAGTAAATCAGGCCATATCACATCGTTAAATATATGCTTCTCGATAGCTTGCAGCGTAAACGGGAGCGCACATATCAGTTTAGCATCTCCACTGTTCGCATCGCACGCGAAAGGCGAGTTAAGCACCATTGCTCCAATATGATCCAGGTGAGCATGCGTGATATAGTACTCTTTCACCCCCATATAAATTTCCATCGCCTTTGTAAAAGTATTCAAGTGCTTGTGCTTCTCTAAGGCATCCTCAAGGCTACCAAGGATGCATTGGGGAAACCCCAAAGAAACCGAAGCCTTAGGATCAAAAAACTGGCCAGCAGGCTCAAAATCATTGGCATAGAAACTCTCCAGCAGCTCacttttgaaagaatcCTTCGAACGCGCCAGCATCTGTGATATTTGGCTAAAACCGGCTCCTCCGTCCACACAAATCGAACGGAGACCCCGGCAGCCCATCGGTCTCACCATAAAGCATTGCGTAGCACCCCCATCAGTCCCACCAGATGCCCCCAAAACAGTTACCTCGAAGTTGCTCATCCAAATAATGCTACTTCGAGATGAAGTTACGCAAGAACTGCGTAAGTTCTATCTTCAGTAGCTGCAGCGCGCTGTTTTCGGTGAAATGTATAGGATATTACTAAGAGGCTACTAAGACTGCGAGGATGCGAAGTTAACCTCCTTAACAGTCAGCTATACAGTCTGGGTACCATACCCACGTATATCCTTGGCGAATCCCCAGCTCATGTTTTCGACGTGCTGGTCTCTCTTGATGATGACGCCCTGATCATTGTCGATAATGGCTAAGGTGTATTTCCTCGAGGAGCGTGCATCCCTGTAATATAAAACCTTCATACACTCGACGATTGTctcctcagcttctttctggcTGGTCTTTTCGATGTCGGACTCATGGTCTATCTTCCGTCTTAACAGCGGAATCGCTAGATGGGCACCAAAACCGGTTGCCAAGGTGGGAGACCCGTAGGTGACCCCTAGTAAATTTACGTACCTCAGGAACGGTTTGCTGTCCTCGACACCGGCGACAATCAGTGCGTTCCAAAGAGGATTCATTTTAGACCTGCGCTGGTACATCACAGCTGCCAAGTACTCGAAGACATTGCTAGGCCTCAAcgcttcttcgtcatccgCATACGAGTTGTCGTAGTTGTTTTCTGTCTGCAGCTCCTCTAGAAGATGCTCGATGTGTTGCATATCTGATATGTCTCCGGATATACCCACCACTGTATTCTTACCGACCGGAATCAGCCTTTCGACGTCACTAAAGCGCAGCAATGACCCGTAGGATCCCATATTATCAGCAGCAATGACTACTCCATTGTTGTATTTCATAGATATGACAGAAGTACCAGTCACTATCGGCTGCTGAGTGTTCATTTTGGGATAGGCTGGAGCATCGGCAATGGCCCTGTTGTAGGCACCGTAGTGCTCGTCTGAAGGTCTCCCCCAGCTAAATGGATCGTGATTCATCTTATGGCGGTCGAATGACTGGGACTTGTGGATAATGCAGGTTTGCCTTGGCCTGCTAAGGGTGGCGAAATGGCTCTCTATTAGATCAAGCCGCTTAGTGCCAAGGAAGTATCACAGTGCGGGTAACAACATCACGTGATGATTTTGGATAATACCAATCCTGGTTGATTTGGCCCATCGAGCTTACGGTATTTACTCTACGTAGTGCTGTCTCAGTCTGCAACAGTTGCGTACGTCCTCTGCTCCCGGTTAGATGACTATGTACTCCTCTGTCTTCAACGAAGTGATCACGTCATAAGGCAGGGCTTCCTCACCCTCCAGAGAGCTAGTGACATTAGATATGGACACACCGCTAATGCTTCTACCGCCAGCTTCCGAATGTTTAAATTCGACGTTGATTGGGAATAGACCATCTTCGTAGGCTGCCTCGATGGCGAAGGCAAAGACGCCTGACGTGGCAGGCGCAATCGACTCTAGTTTTATGGTAACGCCAgtgtcttcatcgatgtcAACGATTGTTGCATTGTGTTCATTATTTTCTGCATTGATGGAAACGTTTTCCGTAAAGACAGGAAACGTGAATAGCACTTCGTTGAGTGTCTGTGTGTGATTTTCGTTAACTTCGAATTCGACGGTGACATCGAAGACACCATCACTTTGTTCTGATGGTGAGACCCATGTTGAAATCTCCAATGGCAGCAAAGTCTTTTCGTCTGCCCCAGCAACCTTGCGCCATCTTAACACCCCAAGACTTTGATCGTTCGACGGAAAtgccttttctttgtcCCTCAGGCTGATGGTTTTTGAGTTCAGGAACTCGTTTTTGTCGATATTTGGATGAGTTTTGAATTGAAGCGACCTATCTTTAACGTCGACACTCTCATCTAACGCTAATTTCGCGTGTGCTAGCGCCCTGTCGCTCACACGCAATTCCAACACGCCCTTGAGTTCACTAGAGTTTATCGCGCCATCGCGGGTGATTTCTGCATTTACggtttctttgatggaGATCAGTATACCGTTATTGGTAggcttctcttcctcctgGTCTTGCTGTGGTGCCCTGCTAAATCCGGGCGAGCGACCGCTGGTAGCCATGCCACGTTTAGATTGACCAGCTAATTTCATACCTCTACCATCACCATGATGGTTAGCTTCCGCCGAAGCACGACCATTAGTTTCCGCTGGTCTCTCCCTGTGAGACTGTATATATGATTGTTGGGCAGCAGCTGACGCGTGGCTATAGTAGCTGTTATACGCATTGGCTACGTTGGGATCATCGCTAGCCATAAATCTGTTAGAAGGAACACTGAATTCTGATGGTACGATGCCCATTTTCCTTTCTTGCTCTCTCCTAGCGATTTCTTTTGCACGACGCTTACGCTCCTCAGTCGCTTCGAACTCCTTATTACGTTCAATGATCTCTTGGATCCTTTCCTCATGCGACTCGAGTGACAGGTAGGTGCTTACCTGAGTGATAGAAAGGTTTTCCTTATAACCCATCACCAcaatctcatcgaaagaACTTAAAATTTCAAACGCATTGTCATATAtctctgcttcatcaaagctgctcaaaTAATGATTGACAGTCTGAGAGAACAGATTTAAAGTCGAGAGATCCATGATGATGTTGGACTGGCGATTGGTGATCAATATGATGTAGTAGTCATCGAAGGGCCTGTAGACATACCTCACATGTTCGTCTTCGACGAACGTGTGCTCAGACAGTATATTTGTGACTAAACTTTGGAAATTCGAcaaaagttcaagaactcGATCCTTACTTATCTCCGTGAATTGACGCGACAATAGCGGCTTCCCTGCGCGTGTTGTGATCGAAGCAGCCAACACCACCATCTCAAACAGATACAATTGAGCCCTTTAAGGATTCTaaagcttcctcttctcgATCAATGGCTTTAAAATCATTTAAATTTAGTGTGTTGTCAGTAAGCGTGCTGTTTTGTCTTGTCAAACTCAATTGGCGAGCCAAAGGCTCTATCAAAGGAGCCGTACAGAAGTATCTAGAGCGACTCAAAATCGTGTCGCCATTCTAATTGCAGAAGGCCAAGCATCCTCTGGAGTCATTGATGGTTGCGAAATTTCATCTAGAGTCCTTAGCCGCAGTCGGGAAATATCATCTTCTGATGACAGTTCTTTCGCCTAAAACCTGTTGAATTTTAGAGCCAGTAGGAGCTCTCGAAGGCGAAATTGAATGAGTATTTTTGAGCCAGCTCATAGACCCACATTCCTACTGTTTCGTAGTGATTCGAAGTTAGGTACGTCTCGAATTCTGGTCTATTCAGAAAGTGCCGCACTTTCCAGAAAACATCCCTGCCAGCTCCTTCTGTTAAAATATCGTATTCCAAAAGGATAATTACCTTTCTAATTCACCTAGCAGATTAACTAAGGGACTTCATGGAAATTGATTTCGCCCTCGCAGATCTGTTCAATTGGAGCCGTACCACGCATATGTTTGGATTTAGAACGAAGTCCAACATCAACGGCTATTCCTGCTCGACCATTTTAAGCTTTCTTGCTCGGGGTAAGAACTGTATAACGCGGTGATCATGTTTCATTTGCCCCAGGTTAATATGGGTGAATTTCCGAGTATTGGATGGATTGCTTGGATCGAAGGCAGTTGAGCTGGCGTCAATAATCTGGAGCGGGCACGCAACATGGTTCCGGTTCGAAGATACGGTACACTGAATACCCACCTCTCTATCGCGAAACGTTTCTTTGTGGGGTGCGCAGCACTTTAACGCTTAACAGCACTTCAAGTCTTTTGTTGTCCTGCCCCCTGGAACTTGctatccttcttcttttcactgTCAACAGGCTTCCGAAATCATCGTCTATAATGGAAGTTACATGAGGCATGAGTGACGAGTTTGGTTCCGAGCTTTGGTTCATGTTCTCTACCTCATGCTTTGGTGGATCGGCCACGGTTTCCTTTATCGGACTGCCTTGGAGCTGGTCTCTATGATCAATCAGAATATTTGATCCAGAACCATGTATTTCCAATGTGCTtatcgatttcttcatgtCAATGAAATTGATGGAGCAATACATTAAATTTGGGAATCCAGCGAGGCCCTTCGCTTCTCTTACGCTCTCTATCCCACAATTGTAGCTTGTCGGAAATCAGCTTCCTGGGCTTTGCAAGCGGATTCCATTGTAACTCTTTCACCAGCTCTCGAGGGATCTAACATAAGAATCTCTGTCCAGGTTTGCTGGCTTCGGTTTACGCTGGTATTTGGGCAATCTCAGCTTGTAAAAGTCCAAAGCATTGAaatcaagatcaaaaacTGTTCCTGCATGCGCTTGATGCTGTCACCACAATCATGAAAGACTCACTCAGCTATCCATTCTGTCGGCTGGAAAGATGTGTCTCGGCTTTCTAACAACCAAGAGCCTGATGTGGTAAATCATTAAGAACAAGTCAACTATCACCGATTCCTGCGCAAACTGCTAGCCTGTGGTATGATATGGTAGAATGGCGCTATTCAGCATCTCATCTTCCATATGAGAAATTCGATGCTGTAAAATGCTGTAAAAGTGCGGGGcatttcaagaaaagtgATTTCACGCTTTTTCAACTCTTTCCTCGACATTTTACGTCCAACTTCCACCACCATAGATCTTGAGACATGGTCGTTGAGTTAGCTATTGTATGGACTTCAAGTTCCGTCTTGCCAGTATCTCGCGCCCATCTCAATATAGCAAGGATTGAGGGTCCAAGCTTTGCTATATTGATCCTTTCCTTAACAAAATTCGTATCGTGGTGGCAACATCGATGATTTCTGTTCTCTGGCCATCTAGAAAGGCGACGATCGTTAGGCTCCCGCTTGCAGCGAATAACGTCAACAACGCAAGATTGAATGAACTTCGAAAACTCGCTCTTCTCAAACCGAATATAAAAGTTTGAAGTTTAGAAACATTTTTGAGTAGTCTTTGTGCCTTTTCCAGACTTATGCTCTCTTTTCTCCTGTTATTAGTTGCGCCATAGCCGCCGCCatcggcggctaatttcaatgaagcaTCACTGGGCTCCCCACGACGTAAATAACACTACAACTAGCGACGTCAAGACCTCATTAAAAGTATACGGGAACTGATTAAAAATTCAAAGCATAGTACAGTTCAACACTTTGGACTATGTTTTTTTGGATGATTATCAACCATAAGATCAAACGCGCAGTGAGTTGAACTAAACAATAAAATCCGGTCAAACTAAAAACCAAGATGCCTGCAATTGGCTTTCTGCCCTCGAATGCGCCAGTAGTCATACATCTAGGTACCCTCAATGTCGCACCGTCTGACGAGGAGGTTCTACCGGACCTGAGCCTGCCCCAATTCCCAAGTGCTGGCGGAACTCCTTGCTTGTAGCTCTTAACTCCGGCTgttttcctcttcatcagcttcttcatctacAATTTCAAGCAGCTCGTCAGATTCATTCTCTGAGGCTTCTCCATGTGAGCGCGGCCTGTCTTGTCCACGGTCTTCCATCCTATCCTCCTCCCCAccttcgtcttcgtcatcgacgTCCATTGTTACGGTTTCAACTACTGCAACAGCAGGCGTGCTGGTATCGTCCAGCACCAGAGGATTCGAGCTGTCGTTTGTGAATGGCTTTATATTACCCAAGGTCGCGGAAGTCTGAGTCAGCTCCACTAAGGCATTATATCTAGAGACAAAGCGCGGTCTTACCGTCAACCTGGTCTCAAGCCACCGTGGAATATTGTGCTCCATGTTCCTTTCTGATCTTTCCTTTAGGATCTTGAATATGGTAGCAATGTCATCGAACGTTATCTGGCCGTTGTAAATATTGTCCTCGCATAGCACTATATCCAGACAAGGTATATCCAGCAGTAGTTCCTTCGAAAGGAATGAAAGACTACCGTAAAACTCTTCTAAAAATCGCCGCAGTGAGGCAAACAGCCCACTACAGGAATCATGGAGATCACTTTCTTTCTCGCATATGATTGAGGAAACATTCGGGAGACCAGTTTGGTCGTCGCAATCGAACAACAAAAACAGATCAGTTTCGTATGATACGGTGACACACGGCTTCTCCTTTTTCAATAGcatttcagcagctttgcGGGCTTCGATTTGGTCAGTCCCGTTTGAACCGCTCTCCAATTCATCCTCGGAACCCTCCTCCGGGACATCATCATACCCCAGCAgatcttcctcctcatcaacTAATGACACCTGTATGCCATCGCCTGCAGACATTGTTGCTTCCTATGACCGCCTTATATACCTCACTCTTGTGCAGCTTTTAAACTGATAGGCATTGTTTGTTTATGGTGAGCTTTAAGCGCGAGCCTCCCTTGTTTGAGTAAACCACCTCcaagcaagaaggaatCAAGTGCTGTGCAGGATAGAGGCTGATAGCACCCCAGTTGAGCACAGTGCCGTGGCCGACTATGAGGCATAAGTTTGACTCGATATTCAGTGAACCTGAGAGCAACAGGCGAGGGAATGAAATCGGTAGGCTGAGCATCGGACCGGTTTGGTTTGAGTACTAATTTATTACCCTTTGTGAAGCTTCCATAATCGAGCAGCACACTAACCTGCATTCCTGAGCACTTTTGAACAGAAGTGCTCATGTTATGTCTCTTCAGTCAAAGACATGACCAAGAGTAAGGGGCTCAATAGCCGCGGAGCTTTCAAGGTTGGTATAACATACAACAGTATCTTAGATGATcgagaaaatgaagaagaactgtCTGAAGGCGACAGTGGAGTGAGTTTCTTCACGGCTAAGGACAGCGGGATCGATGCTACAGCTGCTTCTCTCGATAACACTCAGCCGAGCAGCTTTCTATGCgataatgatgaaataGAAACTTCTTCGACTCTGGGCTATAGACAGAAGAAACGGCGGGTGGTTAAGAAGAAGAGTGCTCAAGAAGGCTGTTTGGGAATCGACGTGCTGCCTGATTCATTTCAAACGGCCTTCTCGTTTCGACAGTTCAATCGGATGCAAACAGAAGCCTTCCCAATTATCTACAAAGGAGAGGAAAATTGCGTGATATCCTCCCCAACTGGGTCAGGCAAGACAGTATTATTTGAGCTGGCTATTATGCGACTCATTAAGGATATGAATGGCGCAACAGAAAATGTAAAGATCCTCTACATTGCTCCAACAAAATCCCTGTGCtgtgaaaaattcaaaaactGGAGCCCAAAGTTTTTAGGTCTCTCAGTCGGAATGCTAACTAGTGACACTTCTTTTTTGGAAACACAGAAGATTAAGAAATGCAATATAATAATAACAACTCCAGAAAAATGGGACTTGCTAACGAGAAAATGGAAGGATTACGGTCGTTTGTTTGAGCTTATTAAGTTGATTTTGGTTGATGAGGTTCATATTTTAAGAGAAAGGCGAGGCGCAACTTTGGAAGTTGTCCTTACGAGGATGAATATATTCTGCGATAAAATTCGTATCATAGCTGTTAGTGCAACCATACCCAATGTAGAGGACATTGCTCAGTGGTTAGGGTCGAGGTGTCATGGCAAGTACGCTGAGGTACTGGCGTTCGACGACACATACAGGCAGGTGACGTTGGAGAAGCATGTATACGGCTATTCATTCCACGGTACGAATGAGTTTCAGCATGATTCTCTATacaatttgaagcttgatgAGATTCTGGTCAAACACAGCAAAGAGCGTGCCGTTATGATTTTCTGCCCAACAAGAGCCTCCACTGTTTCCACTGCAAAATATATTGCTAAACATTGCCCGAGTTCTATTGCtggccaaagaagaaatcaaagctATCGAGTTGATGACCAGAACCTAGCGTGCTTGGTTAATCAAGGCATTGCATTTCACCACGCTGGCCTATCCATGGCAGATAGGGAATTTGTGGAGCAAGGATTTCTAAACGGAGTGATCAAGGTCCTTTGCTCTACCTCCACGTTGGCGGTTGGAGTTAATTTACCAGCCTACTTAGTTGTCATTAAGGGCACGAAGATGTGGAATACGTCAGGCACTCAAGAATATACCCAGTTAGATATACTACAGATGATCGGTCGAGCAGGCCGCCCTcagtttgagaagaatggCTGCGCAGTAATTCTGACTGAATCTAAAATGAAAGATTCATATGAGAAGCTGCTACTGGGCACAGACGAATTGGAGAGCGCCCTTCATTTGGAGCTCATCGAGcatttagccgccgaaaTATCCTTGGGTACAATATTCTCCATTCAAACTGCGGTGAGTTGGTTGCGCAAGACATACTTTTATGTGCGTTCCAAGAAAAAACCTTCAGCATATTATCAGTTCAACATGGCGGTAAGGGACAACCTGGATCAGGATTCTCAAATCACCCATTTTGTACAGCACCTGTTGGACAGACTACTTGAGTTCGAGATCATCGAGCGACAAAATGATAAACTCATTTGTACACCTTATGGGAACGCAATGGCTCGCCATTATGTATTATTCGACAGCATGAAGCTATTTCTTGGAGCG
This genomic interval carries:
- the PDE1 gene encoding 3',5'-cyclic-nucleotide phosphodiesterase PDE1 (ancestral locus Anc_3.573); its protein translation is MSNFEVTVLGASGGTDGGATQCFMVRPMGCRGLRSICVDGGAGFSQISQMLARSKDSFKSELLESFYANDFEPAGQFFDPKASVSLGFPQCILGSLEDALEKHKHLNTFTKAMEIYMGVKEYYITHAHLDHIGAMVLNSPFACDANSGDAKLICALPFTLQAIEKHIFNDVIWPDLLHGGSSRLKLSSLTDGIPHVCGAFPQWDIIPFKVHHGFSASIVDERVYSTVYLFSDRSTKQSLLVCGDLEPDSASGGEPLLEKAWEYIATRVPRGNLKGIIVECSSSASTPKHELYGHMSPAYLVGQLSRLREMYGDPDVLAGLSILVTHVKTIISEKDPRLVILQELREAALQERLDVRFSMAVQGYTFSF
- the PRE4 gene encoding proteasome core particle subunit beta 7 (ancestral locus Anc_3.574) produces the protein MNHDPFSWGRPSDEHYGAYNRAIADAPAYPKMNTQQPIVTGTSVISMKYNNGVVIAADNMGSYGSLLRFSDVERLIPVGKNTVVGISGDISDMQHIEHLLEELQTENNYDNSYADDEEALRPSNVFEYLAAVMYQRRSKMNPLWNALIVAGVEDSKPFLRYVNLLGVTYGSPTLATGFGAHLAIPLLRRKIDHESDIEKTSQKEAEETIVECMKVLYYRDARSSRKYTLAIIDNDQGVIIKRDQHVENMSWGFAKDIRGYGTQTV
- the RET2 gene encoding coatomer subunit delta (ancestral locus Anc_3.575); the encoded protein is MVVLAASITTRAGKPLLSRQFTEISKDRVLELLSNFQSLVTNILSEHTFVEDEHVRYVYRPFDDYYIILITNRQSNIIMDLSTLNLFSQTVNHYLSSFDEAEIYDNAFEILSSFDEIVVMGYKENLSITQVSTYLSLESHEERIQEIIERNKEFEATEERKRRAKEIARREQERKMGIVPSEFSVPSNRFMASDDPNVANAYNSYYSHASAAAQQSYIQSHRERPAETNGRASAEANHHGDGRGMKLAGQSKRGMATSGRSPGFSRAPQQDQEEEKPTNNGILISIKETVNAEITRDGAINSSELKGVLELRVSDRALAHAKLALDESVDVKDRSLQFKTHPNIDKNEFLNSKTISLRDKEKAFPSNDQSLGVLRWRKVAGADEKTLLPLEISTWVSPSEQSDGVFDVTVEFEVNENHTQTLNEVLFTFPVFTENVSINAENNEHNATIVDIDEDTGVTIKLESIAPATSGVFAFAIEAAYEDGLFPINVEFKHSEAGGRSISGVSISNVTSSLEGEEALPYDVITSLKTEEYIVI
- the RMR1 gene encoding Rmr1p (ancestral locus Anc_3.577): MSAGDGIQVSLVDEEEDLLGYDDVPEEGSEDELESGSNGTDQIEARKAAEMLLKKEKPCVTVSYETDLFLLFDCDDQTGLPNVSSIICEKESDLHDSCSGLFASLRRFLEEFYGSLSFLSKELLLDIPCLDIVLCEDNIYNGQITFDDIATIFKILKERSERNMEHNIPRWLETRLTVRPRFVSRYNALVELTQTSATLGNIKPFTNDSSNPLVLDDTSTPAVAVVETVTMDVDDEDEGGEEDRMEDRGQDRPRSHGEASENESDELLEIVDEEADEEENSRS
- the HFM1 gene encoding DNA helicase (ancestral locus Anc_3.578), which encodes MRHKFDSIFSEPESNRRGNEIVKDMTKSKGLNSRGAFKVGITYNSILDDRENEEELSEGDSGVSFFTAKDSGIDATAASLDNTQPSSFLCDNDEIETSSTLGYRQKKRRVVKKKSAQEGCLGIDVLPDSFQTAFSFRQFNRMQTEAFPIIYKGEENCVISSPTGSGKTVLFELAIMRLIKDMNGATENVKILYIAPTKSLCCEKFKNWSPKFLGLSVGMLTSDTSFLETQKIKKCNIIITTPEKWDLLTRKWKDYGRLFELIKLILVDEVHILRERRGATLEVVLTRMNIFCDKIRIIAVSATIPNVEDIAQWLGSRCHGKYAEVLAFDDTYRQVTLEKHVYGYSFHGTNEFQHDSLYNLKLDEILVKHSKERAVMIFCPTRASTVSTAKYIAKHCPSSIAGQRRNQSYRVDDQNLACLVNQGIAFHHAGLSMADREFVEQGFLNGVIKVLCSTSTLAVGVNLPAYLVVIKGTKMWNTSGTQEYTQLDILQMIGRAGRPQFEKNGCAVILTESKMKDSYEKLLLGTDELESALHLELIEHLAAEISLGTIFSIQTAVSWLRKTYFYVRSKKKPSAYYQFNMAVRDNLDQDSQITHFVQHLLDRLLEFEIIERQNDKLICTPYGNAMARHYVLFDSMKLFLGAHNSQGPDEILNFLANAKEFADIRIRQKEKRLYKEINGSPLLRFPYLTDGKQSRIIGSPSQKISLLIQYELGGLEYPSYNGAFALHQTMVQDKLLVFRHCYRLLKCMVDIFVEREDGTSLKNALFLLRSVSGVCWEDSVMVLRQLKSIGLISVRKLVQRGVRCLQDMRKLSDQQIESYLSLKVGNGSKIKRDVNSLPQLEMECTLEHLKAQKSHVIATFKVQISAIFTSSVWHGQHLSVDVEVSKASGELLDFRRISLAYLASPRVFTVVADIKSSTDNVEFSMNCLEVAGLGERTKFFAADLLSNYPESLVVPAVKGNVQCLRQPEDMESSPSSDDSILEYLSTQRDEAHKMAVKNESDTSEHRKIRSNGNCECYHSCKDKTRCRHLCCKEGIPGNCLRGKNGVTNSQSIASVSCERKDSVNPTANTSLLPGSSIIVESKRCRVPPDLLRQVAGDRESWSELEAVNARNDDDLPSVCLPYNAGRPASAASSSSATTSNTATSEKAEELNSSA